tATAACAATGAATTTAAGTAAGGtgtaatttgtttgtttgtagCTCTTTGAATAATATTTACCATATACCTCTGTTGAACATGGATCCATCAAATTTTCCCAGGCATGTTTAGTTTCTTTGAGTGTGCGAAAGGGAGGCATAAATGCGAACACAATCACACAATTAGTGTAGCCCCAGTGATAAGAATTTTTGTTGAATGCTGAATGATCTCACTGTATTTGTAGAGGTATAGTTCATTGTACATATTGTATTCTAAAATGTGCTTGTCAATAAGACTGACATATAAGCTACAGTGGATGCCAATATTCTGTCATGTTCCATAATACCAATATCTGGATCAAAGCAACCTCGTGCCCTTAGTATAGGTTCTGCTACTGTACTCATCTGTGATCAGTGCTACAGTTTCTTCTATAAATTTCCCCAATATCAACTACCTGTATAGCATTGTAGTCTGCTATTATTTCCTTTTTAGTTACCCCAGTTTTTGTCTTCAATTCTGTTGGCTATGTAGTATTTTTATGCATCCAGCTATACTTTGATCTATGCTACATAAGTATGATGCATATTTGTTTGTAACCCATTTATGTTTTTGCCCATTAGTCATATAAAATATGTAGTAGATGCTGAGAATCTTAAATTTTCAAGGCCATTTTCTGATGAGGGATTTCTAATTGAATCATAATTTTCTTCCTGTTGTccttttctttgcttttcaAACAAATGAATTATTTTGTACTCTATTGACATTGGAAGAATGGCTAAATGCTTTCATTACAAAAGTGACATTTTATGGGACAATATGGGTATTTGACTATGCTTATACTGAGTTGGATGATAGTCTAATTGAATGAAATTAAGGCAAATACTGCACAGCTTGGCAATAAAACAACCATCTTTCAAGGTTCTGCTTGCAAGGGTGTGTGAAGTGAATTTTGTTCATCAACCTGACTTGGTCTTATGGAGACCTAGCGTCACCTcatgtttgtttaattttgtttattattggACTTTACTATCTTCGTGTGTGAGCGTTTGGTCATTAAATTACTGAACatgtttcctttcttttctcatatcCTTTTATTTCATGCAGGCACTTTGTCCCCAATTTAACTATTGGCGCTCCTGTTATTGAAAGTTTGAGAAAGCACACAAAGTAACCATCTTACTTTTTCGCCGATCtagatgattttatttttttgtgccTATTTACATGATATAGAGTGCATTTTAGTCATGAATCATTAACCCTTGCAGGGCATATTTGGATTGTCACCTTATGGTTACAAATCCTCTTGATTATGTTGAACCCTTGGCAAAAGCTGGAGCTTCTGGTTTTACATTTCATGTTGAGACATCAAAAAGTTTGTCCCTATACTTCCTTTGGTTTGATTTCCTCGTATGCAGTTTTCTTCAGCCTacctttatttaatattttgttgtctACTGTCTTAAAAATGGTTCTTGTGGATAGATGACTGGAAAGAACTTATCCAAAGAATTAAGTCACATGGCATGAGGCCTGGGATATCATTAAAGCCTGGGACTCCCATTGAAGAGGTTTTTCCTCTGGTAAATATTTTCCCCTTTGGTTCTCAATGGTCATACCTATATAGCTGGATTTTACTATCATCTTTTATCTTCTGCGAATATTATTACTGTGCATAAAATAGagatttaatataatatctcTGATCTGAAGTTCTTAGTCTCAAAAGGGGGTTTTGTTCTTGTGTTATAGTCGTTGTTCTCTTGACAGGTGGAAGCTGAAAATCCTGTGGAAATGGTTCTTGTGATGACTGTAGAACCTGGATTTGGAGGACAAAAGTTTATGCCAGAGATGATGGATAAAGTATCACCACCCTCTTTCTGTATTATGCTTGGTGGCTGACAGCTCTTGTCAATTATactgttttatctattttttcattaatactTTTTCTCGTTTGCATTGTCAAATCAGGTACGTATACTTAGGAAGAGGTATCCATCGCTTGACATTGAGGTATCTCAGCCTATTTTTTTGACTGACTTTTTGTTTCAAGTTAGATTCATATTTGCTTCATGGTTTTAGACGTATTAGATAATTGTGATTTTTTGCATGCTTGATTCTTGAACTTGTTaaatcttttgaaatttaaatttttatattcttgtCACTTATTTAGGACAAATAAAAGTtggcttttatttatttcttgtttCTGTAATAGTACAAATGAATCTGCAAAACTATCGATATGGAATAGGAATCTCTGTAGCAATTATTACTCAAGATGGATATGAAAATGAGGAAGGCTACCTCATATTAGTGATACAGAAATAGAAAAAACTATTGAGTATGGAATGGTTCCCAAAGATAGGTCAGAACTCTGTCATGCATATCTGCTCTCTCTTCTCTAACCGGATTCTATATACAAGTATCTGAACCCTAAACCCAAGAAGTTGGAATTCCAAAGTTCCAATGTCATTGATGTTCCAATCATTATCACATCTAAGTTCAACCATGAATTCTTATTCATAGTACGTAAATCGAGAGAGCTCTCctattttgtgttgttttgtctATACAATCAAGAATattactcttctttctctttttaattcTGGGTTCCTAACAGAATTAGAGTGGTTGGGGTCTGGGAAATTATATCCGCCTAGTATCTGGTTTTAGACCACCAACAAACAGTCCAATAATGCTTCAGAGGTAATCCACTGAGCCTTATTTGCTATAGCTGTGGATTGGATATAATATTCATGAACTGACCCCACTTGAGTCAACTTAAACAAGTAAGATTGAGGACACTTATATGGAGAGTCCAAATTCCAGCTCAAGTGCTAGAGTAAAAGCAATCCAAGAATGAATTGAATAAGTGGTAGTCATAATCTGATAAGGAGGAACTACATCCTTGTCTAAATGGACCACAGCAATCGTTGAGCATTGATATTCAGGTAGGTAATAAGAATTGAAAAACTGTTCGAccttaacagaaaaaaaaaacagaaaagtcCACTGGAGAACATCAACGTTGTCAAAAGGCGGAAAATCAAGCTCAACGATGCAAACTGAAAAGGATGTGAAGAGCTCGTGATCAAAGATTGCAAATCTGGAATGTGCTTTAGGAAAATATCAACAACAGATTCAATCATTTTAAAACGGATAGAATATTCTTTCTCATGAGCATCCAAAACGTTGAAGATATGTTATTAGTATATAATTTCTTCCACCACATGTTTTCCGCCATAAAAAAAGTTCAATGAAAACATCAAATGTAACAGTAGCAATGAACGTGCAAAAGAACGTATATGGAATAAGaatctttgaaaatattattacttaagATGGATATGAATTACAGTGAATAACCCTACCTTATGGTAGCAGTACAGAGATAGAAAATACCGCATGAGGAATACAATTAGAAGATCAGAATTCAGTCACGCATAACCCCTCGCTCTCCTCTAAACGAATTCTATATTATAGTGTCTGAATCATTCAAAATGTTCAGCctacaattaattattttgggCATTGCACTTTTCCTCCTGCCCTCATTTAGTTCAGTAGCCACTTGTCCATCTGCAGTTGAGTTGTCCAGGTCTCTTGTATATACTAGTGTCAGCTCTTACCATGAGAATAAGAGGCAAATTAAACATGAAGATTGTGTATTCATAGGAATTCTTGGAAGTATTTTTCCAAAACTTGTAAGGAACATGAAAAATATGATATTCCTCAGCCACTTTCCCgggaatttttgttttatattgaaGAAACCTCCCCGTAAGTGCTACTAATGCACTCATGGAGATTAGAGATGACTAAGATCTCATTTGGAAGAgcttatttacattttatttggACTTATGATATACACTCATGTCTAAGTATATGGGAAAGCTTATAACATTAACTTATCTGAATATGTTCACAAGTTATTTTCAGCTTATTTCTCTAAATCTCTTAAATCCTCTTCGATTATAAACATAACTTTTACGAAGCTCTTGATACTATTCTCAATAAAACAAATTGTAGAAtgcaaataaaaaagtaaaaaaaataaggattattatattttataagctaaaattcatttatattccaactaaaatcaaatttttgacGAAGCTAAATGAGAGTATTTCTCTAAATTAATTTACGTCTAAGCTAAGATATAcataatcatttattttttttccttgtaTAAGTGGTTCGTCAAAATGTTTATCGAGGAAAAAAGTGTTATTCAACAAGTCCTTAAATGAGCTGTTTATCCAAAAGGACTTTATATGCTCTTTGTGTTAGCATGCTCATGAACACtggtaataatattattttttcaataattgaatCATGGTAAATTTCGATCACAGGTTGATGGTGGTTTGGGGCCTTCAACCATCGAGGTTGCTGCATCGGCAGGGGCAAATTGCATTGTTGCTGGAAGTTCTGTGTTTGGTGCCCCTGAGCCAGCTCAAGTAATATCCATGCTGAGAAATTCTGTTGAGAAAGCCCAGCAAACCTTgatacagtaaaaaaaaatgtctctTCAAGTTGTTGTACACTTCATAACTCACCAATCAATATGCTTGACGACAACATTTTCCTGTGTGGAATAAAAGATCAGATGACTTGATAATGTTTCTTCACATTTCTATATCATGAGTGCATTTCATAAATATATGGAGAAAAAAGGGGAATGAATGGCAAATGCTACTGTCACATGtagtattttgtttaaatttaaaattttgaccacctgtatttcaaataatttcttattaaaatatgatatttactGATAGTGTGAAATCTGTCTTATAAGTATCTTGAGAGAACACCGATTACCTAGTCTATTTTCttgaataaaattcattttttagaCTCATTGACGGGTAAAGGGGACTCTTGCCTTGGTTATCACATAAAAGTCTTTGAATCTTGGATGGATGGAAAGTGTATTGGAATATACATCTCTTCTCTTGAGTTATTGGGTGATCCATGGATGAAATGTTCTTAGTCAAATGTTTAATTCTTGGCCTAATAATCTTCCTCAATAAAgttcatatattttaagttCTCCCTACTTTTAtgctgttttattttttatgaatatcttTTTTGCAATCGTCTTTATTCTCGACACAGCATATTAGAAGTGCATTCGGGATTGGATTTGTCTCCCTTCTACTCCCAAAATCAGCACAAATTTCTGTCTACCAAGAACAGTGTGCGGCATGTGTACTCTCATGTGCATGTGCACGCTTTATTATGCCATTCATTCAGTCCCCATGCTTTGATCATATGGAAAAACATGCTTTAAAAAGTGAGTTGAACTCATTCTCAACGTCAGGTTggtaaaacaaatattaatcatcTTGGGGTAATACCACATTATTTTACGTGACCTAATTTCATGGCTTTTTTGTAGTGGATTTGGCAAACATCaagtaaatttgtattaatataaaatcaaaatctTGCTGAAAACGAAATATAGAAGATACCTTCAATGAGAGCAAACTGAAAATTGTGTTTAACTTTCCAATTAAATGAAACTGAATgtctttttgttaaaattttattaaatttactttagtgatatttaaaacatgtaacATGTATGTTGACGTTAATGTATGAAATACTTGGACATGTTTGTTTCATTAATGTTGTTTCAGaatatcttaaataaaatagtGTAAACGGTATcgtttttcattatttaaattccttaactatttgataaaaaaactcCTTAACTACAACTATATTCTATAAACACAGTCAAGTGTAAAACTTGTAACTCCTGATCAACAATgatctaattaaattataaagaaaaggCAAGGGATAATGAGATATATTATCATATGAAGATAATTCATACAAAAGGCTTACATGACTAAATGAAATCAAAAGTTGTGAGAGCAAGTGATTGATATGTTTTGAAATGCTTATTTTATTTGAGATGTGATAATACATAATATCTAACATGAGtctaaaaaagttaaaattaaaaatcatgttGAGTCGAATTTTAAGAGGTCAATATTCTATCAAGAGTTATTGCTTTTgtgtattataaatatatagatcTTATTTGATAAAAGCTATCTTGGGCTGCTAATTATTTGTGATGATCCAATATGCATGAAGAGATGGAGGGAAACAAGACACTATTATTGTCTTTATAtagaacaaaaaaacaacaataaaactAACCTTTTTCTTAACTAAAATGATACTTATAAGCCATCAAGGTAATATTGAAAAAACATCCTGTGCAAAAAGTGTATTCAAAGAGAGAGATAGCACACTGAAGAAGGTACTAGAGTTGTGAATAACACAATGAATAATGTTCTGTTGTCAAGTCTTGGGCCCAGGGtaaatgaatatgaatatgatcACAGCCACTAGGCAAATGTTTAAAAGCTTGTTCCTAAACTGCGTAATCAAAAGCCACACATTTTCTTTCCGTTATTCTTTAAGTTCTTGAAAAAGTGTGTAAGGGAATAcaaggaaaatattttaagaaaaccaGTGAATCCTTGTTGTTCTAATCCTCAACACTCCACTACTTTTTGACTCACTGAATCCAACTTAGGCTAAAAAGTTGGTATAAAAATAATGGGTCCGAGGATATGAACCAGTGAATCCAAttatataagggattgacaccattttttatccaaaactttaatacattagttaatgggtctttcatttttatatattactctagtttttttatttctatccaaTATGAGACTTAAACTCAAACTTGAATTCTCGAGAATGCCAACCTCATCACCTCCTTAACCTATTCAACAccacaaatttatattattttgttctttgatTCTCAGAATTAACGAGATACCacaaaaagaagagaaatgacACACGTATCAAAATGCTTGAACCAAACACCACACAATCTAAATCACAGTGGAACAAACCAAACATTGTATGATAGTATCTGTATTTATGTTGTATTTTGTATCCTGGTCAGTTTCCCTATTTTTCACCCCAAATGCATCATACTTGTAAATAATGAGATTATTCTTTAAAAACGCTGCTGCTTTGGTATATTGGTGATTGAATGATGAAAATTGATCGGAGATTCAACATGTTTCCAAAACAGAAACGATTAGAAACGGATAATACATTAACTAGAAGATGTTTAGTTATAGATAATATTAAGGTAAATGTTGTTTGTTGGATGCAATGTGGGTTTGGCATGGGCGGTGGGTAATCTTTTTTCAATGGTAGTGGCAATGGTCAACTTAGGATATAAATGATCGGTTGGACCTATATATCTCTAGCCCTTCTTTCATGCCTTAACTTTACCATGCATTATAGTTAATCTTCTTTTGTCTGCTCTTCATTGCCCATATACTTTCCACTACTTGCATCATTTCTATCCTCACTGCTTCTCACATTATATTCTCTCTAATCTCTATACTCTCTCTTCTCATCTTTCATTCTTGGAAACTCCAGCTATGTCTTTGCTTTTATATCTAAAAGTTGCATGTACTTAACAGACATAGTGCTATCCATGTAAGCTTCTTTTGCATTGATGGGAGACCCCTTGTTTATGTCTTGTTgcctctttttttcttcatgttttTGCCTTTCACTCGAATTTTGGCttacaaatataaaactaaaaatatcaaGCTTTCGATTTTTATCTAAGAAAATAAGGTCCAAGTTAAAAGTGTTTAACATTTTAAACGCTTCTCCTTGATGATCGtgtcaacaaattttataaGGTCTTTCATTTGAGTTATATTATGTATAATGTACAATTTATcaactttcttttaatttttctaaccttttaataggaaaatatttttattaaaaattaaaaagaaagaaatttaaacATCTCATTCAATAATCTCTACTCATATTCAATTTGATtaaatcacacacacacacacactacaattataactaataaattatttaagcatTACATTTACAAtactcaaatttataatatagtttaatatttctgataaaacattttttgtttgttttgtagtGCTCTCTAATATCACTAATATATATAGATCacgttatttaataaaaaaatataattttgaaatgaataataaacttataaaatattttttaaccacaaacatacatgttttttaattatataatgttGGTATgataaaatgtataatttgacattttaaattatattttaagaaaggTCTTAGAAAATGTAAGAGGCTGAGGGTCCTTTTTCCATCACTATATTTTCATTATCTTAAAAGTATAGGATGATGTATTTTTCACTTTGTTGGAAGtaacttttttcttattaacTAAACTCCCTTGATTTTACCAACATAACACTGTTAAAAAATGAGCTATTTGATAGTAGTTGTAGAAGCAAAAATGAGTGAAACATATAGGGTATCACAGGAACCATGTGCTTCATGTCAAATGGCTTTTGAAACCGTGGGGACCATTTTCCCCTTCTCCCAATCACAAGactaataaatattaatctGTGAAAAAGTAGTTATGAGAAGTCATGAACTTGGACAATTAAGTCTTTAATCCTATTAGTACTAGCTTCTCAACCTAACTAACATTGTTGCACTTAGATTTGTTCAAAAGGCTatgcattattttaaaattaatgatggTCCATGGACTTAATACATAAATTAGTCAATCTACTAATCTTTAtcttctctctctatttttttttattattattctctttgTATGTAAACATTCCTTCCTCTAGTCATTCATATCTGTCTTTTatggaaatatatttaaaaaatattatcttcatTGATTAGGATAATTGATTTTCTCTCACGCCCAAAAAAAATGATTTGCTCAAATCTCCTTGAAATTAAATTGAGTTATTCTAACATTCCTTAAAGAATTACTTTTGACTTTTTAGTTAAAAACTTGAAAATGTCATTGAAGTAAATGAATTCCTCTATAATTTCTTTGTATAAACAACACAAGGTTGTTGAAGTATttaaaaagaagatgaaaggtTTTTTGagagtaaataaattaaaaagttaaatatacattttttttctaaattattttaaaatttttatttcgtttctaaattaaattatatatctatttcatCTTATACCTtatgaaaataatgtaaattatttctattgataatttgattatttttccgGTGACAAacatagttttataattaactataataaaatattcacgTGCTCACTTTTAGAGTAGATATACTAATTAAAATGCATTAagaaatatgtatataatttattttaaaaacgaaataaattttttaaacatagtttgagaaagaaaaacgAAGTTAACCCAAAACTAAAAAtgtattcattaaaaataagttaagaatatcaaatataaaacgAAGAGAAAGTTTGACTTTTAAAtcccaaaaaatatatttattaatttaaaattaaaaagatatttcatattagcaagaagaaatttattgatacgtaaaaaaaattatttaattttttatgcatttaaaagaagaaaaaaacttgtGGAAGGATATTTTATATAGAAGTTGTTAGTGGATTTTGTGAGTGACAAGGAGAAAGCACATAGAAAGTaagaaataatatgaaataGAGATATTTGACAGGAGACAGAAGCATGAGTGTGAAATGTTAAATGAGTGAGGTTGGTCACatgcagaagaagaagatgcatATAAAGGGAGGTTTGAAGCCCGAGAAGTGTCTAAAAGCAGTGAGTTAAAAGAGTTTTGCTATAGTCACCTGAACAGCTGGAAGCAGTgacaaaatatacaaaataaacttCGTGATTCCCAAGACTTGTGTCTCGGAGCAGCTTTGAAAAATTCTGTTATCTTTCTCTGAGTTATTTTGTATAGATCCGAAATATTCAGTCCCAAGacacaaaagaaaagagagtgttGTATTTTAATAGGCCACTCCATGTTAGAGCTTGGTGAGTGGTGAGTGGTGATGGCCACAGTAGAAATGATCATTGCATTCCACATGAAGGCTTTGGTCTTTTTCCTTTGCCTCTTTCTCCCCTCATTGCCCAAACACTTGCTAAGCTTTGAGACACCTTCACCTGATCTCTCTGCCTACCATTGCATCGAAAATGTCTCACACAACCAATGTGCAACATTTGCACTCTTTCTCACAAACTCCTACTACTCCTCTCTCTCCAACCTCACCACTTACTTGGGACTCAATAAGTTTGTGGTAGCACAAGCAAATGGATTCTCTCCACACACTGAGTTCCTCTCCCTCGATCAACCCCTTCTCATTCCAATTCATTGCACATGCAAAGGCCGCTTCTTTCATGCTCAGCTAACTAAAATTGCTATCAAAGGAGAGAACTTCTATGACATTGCTGCTTCACTTGAGGGCTTGACAACCTTCAAGGCTATTACTGACAACAACCCTGGTGTGTCACCTTGGAATCTTCATGACAAAGTCAGATTGATTATCCCATTGACCTGTTCTTGCCCCTTTTCATCACTAGTTAGACCTCAACCAAAGCTTCTGCTTTCTTATCCTGTAAGACAAGGTGATACACTTTCCACTTTGGCCTCCAAGTTTAATATTACTCAAGAAGCTATTGTCTCTGCCAATAACATATCATCATCACAAGGTCTCAGCACTAGAAGTTCTCTTCCACCCTTTACCTCTattctcattcctctcaatggTAAGCCTGTCATTGCTTCTTTTGTTAAACCCAAGGAACCCAATTCTGGTTTTCAAGCAACCAGCATCCCTGTAACCAGTCCACACAAGAAGTCATCAATGTGGAAGACTGAATTGTTCATTGGCCTTGCTGGGGTTGCTCTTGGAGTCTGCATTGCTCTTGCTGCAGCCTTTTTCTTCATCAGATTGAAGCACAAGAAGGGGGAAGAGAGTTCATGCAAAAACGGAGATATGGAGCTTCAACATCTCAATCAAAGTGTGAGAACCAACTCCACCGGTGACAAGAAAGTTTCATTTGAAGGGTCTCAGGATACCCTTGATGAGAAAATTGTTGATGCCACTTCGCGCAAGATGTTGCTGGAGACATACACCATCGAGAACATCAGAAAAGCAACTGAAGATTTCAGCTCAAGCAATCACATTGAAGGATCGGTATATCACGGTCGTCTGAATGGGAAGAACATGGCAATCAGGAGAACAAAGGCAGAAACAGTGTCAAAGATAGATCTTGGCCTTTTCCATGATGCACTTCACCACCACCCCAACATACTCAGGCTTCTTGGAACAAGCATGTCAGAGGGGAAGGAGCAAGAAGagtcatttttagtttttgagtATGCCAAAAATGGTTCATTGAAAGATTGGCTCCATGGTGGATTAGCCATCAAGAACCAATTCATTGCTTCCTGCTACTGTTTCCTGACATGGAGGCAAAGGCTGAGGATCTGCCTTGATGTGGCCAGTGCCTTGCAGTATATGCACCATGTTATGAATCCCTGCTATGTGCATAGGAATGTAAAGAGCAGGAACATCTTTCTGGACGAAGAATTTGGTGCCAAGTTA
This sequence is a window from Vigna angularis cultivar LongXiaoDou No.4 chromosome 2, ASM1680809v1, whole genome shotgun sequence. Protein-coding genes within it:
- the LOC108326983 gene encoding ribulose-phosphate 3-epimerase, cytoplasmic isoform isoform X1; the protein is MVTNPLDYVEPLAKAGASGFTFHVETSKNDWKELIQRIKSHGMRPGISLKPGTPIEEVFPLVEAENPVEMVLVMTVEPGFGGQKFMPEMMDKVRILRKRYPSLDIEVDGGLGPSTIEVAASAGANCIVAGSSVFGAPEPAQVISMLRNSVEKAQQTLIQ
- the LOC108326983 gene encoding ribulose-phosphate 3-epimerase, cytoplasmic isoform isoform X2, with product MAVTPKIAPSMLSSDFANLATEAQRMLDFGADWLHMDIMDGHFVPNLTIGAPVIESLRKHTKAYLDCHLMVTNPLDYVEPLAKAGASGFTFHVETSKNDWKELIQRIKSHGMRPGISLKPGTPIEEVFPLVEAENPVEMVLVMTVEPGFGGQKFMPEMMDKVRILRKRYPSLDIEVDGGLGPSTIEVAASAGANCIVAGSSVFGAPEPAQVISMLRNSVEKAQQTLIQ
- the LOC108327500 gene encoding protein LYK2, which gives rise to MATVEMIIAFHMKALVFFLCLFLPSLPKHLLSFETPSPDLSAYHCIENVSHNQCATFALFLTNSYYSSLSNLTTYLGLNKFVVAQANGFSPHTEFLSLDQPLLIPIHCTCKGRFFHAQLTKIAIKGENFYDIAASLEGLTTFKAITDNNPGVSPWNLHDKVRLIIPLTCSCPFSSLVRPQPKLLLSYPVRQGDTLSTLASKFNITQEAIVSANNISSSQGLSTRSSLPPFTSILIPLNGKPVIASFVKPKEPNSGFQATSIPVTSPHKKSSMWKTELFIGLAGVALGVCIALAAAFFFIRLKHKKGEESSCKNGDMELQHLNQSVRTNSTGDKKVSFEGSQDTLDEKIVDATSRKMLLETYTIENIRKATEDFSSSNHIEGSVYHGRLNGKNMAIRRTKAETVSKIDLGLFHDALHHHPNILRLLGTSMSEGKEQEESFLVFEYAKNGSLKDWLHGGLAIKNQFIASCYCFLTWRQRLRICLDVASALQYMHHVMNPCYVHRNVKSRNIFLDEEFGAKLGNFGMAGCVENDTADPNFYSTNPASWSLGYLAPEYVHQGIIAPSIDIFAYGVVLLEVLSGQTPISRPNEKGEGSIWLTDKIKSILVSENVNELRGWIDSALGENYSFDAAVTIVNIARACVEEDSSLRPSAREIVEKLSRLVEELPEGEQHMLMSESSSKPLVKAVENSLE